A genomic window from Klebsiella quasipneumoniae subsp. quasipneumoniae includes:
- the asnA gene encoding aspartate--ammonia ligase: protein MKTAYIAKQRQISFVKSHFSRQLEEKLGLIEVQAPILSRVGDGTQDNLSGCEKAVQVKVKTLPDAQFEVVHSLAKWKRQTLGQHDFSAGEGLYTHMKALRPDEDRLTPIHSVYVDQWDWERVMGDEERHVGTLKATVEAIYAGIKATELAVSQEFGLTPFLPEQIHFVHSQALLSRYPDLDAKGRERAIAKELGAVFLIGIGGKLSDGKRHDVRAPDYDDWSTEVSEGFAGLNGDILVWNPVLEDAFEISSMGIRVDAAALKRQLALTGDEDRLKLEWHQALLRGEMPQTIGGGIGQSRLTMLLLQLDHIGQVQCGVWPAQVRESVSALL, encoded by the coding sequence ATGAAAACCGCATATATCGCAAAACAACGCCAGATCAGTTTCGTTAAATCCCACTTTTCCCGTCAGCTGGAAGAGAAGCTTGGCCTGATTGAAGTCCAGGCGCCAATCTTAAGCCGCGTGGGCGATGGGACGCAGGATAACTTGTCCGGCTGTGAGAAAGCGGTTCAGGTGAAAGTGAAAACACTGCCCGACGCCCAGTTCGAAGTGGTGCATTCGCTGGCGAAGTGGAAGCGTCAAACCCTGGGACAACACGACTTCAGCGCGGGCGAAGGGCTGTACACGCACATGAAGGCCCTTCGCCCCGATGAAGACCGTCTGACGCCGATCCATTCCGTCTATGTCGACCAGTGGGACTGGGAGCGGGTGATGGGGGATGAAGAGCGCCACGTCGGCACGCTGAAGGCGACCGTCGAAGCGATTTACGCCGGGATCAAAGCCACCGAGCTGGCGGTCAGCCAGGAATTTGGCCTGACGCCGTTCCTGCCGGAACAGATCCACTTTGTTCACAGCCAGGCGCTGCTGAGTCGCTATCCGGATCTTGATGCCAAGGGCCGCGAGCGAGCGATTGCTAAAGAGCTGGGCGCCGTCTTCTTAATCGGCATCGGCGGCAAACTCTCTGATGGCAAGCGCCATGATGTACGTGCGCCGGACTATGATGACTGGAGCACTGAGGTTTCTGAAGGCTTTGCCGGACTGAACGGCGATATCCTGGTGTGGAACCCCGTGCTGGAAGATGCGTTCGAGATCTCCTCAATGGGGATCCGCGTTGACGCCGCGGCGCTGAAACGCCAGCTGGCGCTGACCGGCGATGAAGATCGCCTGAAACTGGAGTGGCACCAGGCGCTGCTGCGCGGCGAGATGCCGCAGACTATCGGCGGCGGCATTGGCCAGTCTCGGCTGACGATGCTGTTGCTGCAGCTCGACCATATCGGCCAGGTGCAGTGCGGCGTATGGCCGGCACAGGTTCGCGAAAGCGTTTCCGCGCTGCTGTAA
- the rsmG gene encoding 16S rRNA (guanine(527)-N(7))-methyltransferase RsmG: MLNKLSRLLDEAGISLTDHQKNQLVAYVGLLDKWNKAYNLTSVRDPNEMLVRHILDSIIVAPYLQGSRFIDVGTGPGLPGIPLAIVRPESHFTLLDSLGKRVRFLRQVQHELKLDNVTPVQSRVEAFPAEPPFDGVISRAFASLNDMVSWCHHLPAANGHFYALKGLAQKDEMENLPEGYAIAEVIELHVPQLEGERHLVVITPKSS, from the coding sequence GTGCTCAACAAACTTTCTCGTCTGCTGGATGAAGCGGGTATTTCGCTCACCGATCACCAGAAAAATCAGCTGGTGGCTTACGTCGGGCTGCTCGATAAGTGGAACAAAGCCTATAACCTGACCTCCGTTCGCGATCCAAATGAGATGCTGGTGCGTCATATCCTCGACAGCATCATCGTCGCGCCTTATCTGCAGGGCTCGCGCTTTATCGATGTCGGTACGGGACCGGGGCTGCCGGGGATCCCGTTGGCTATCGTGCGCCCGGAGTCGCATTTCACCCTGCTGGACAGCCTTGGCAAACGCGTGCGCTTCCTGCGTCAGGTGCAGCATGAACTGAAGCTGGATAACGTCACGCCGGTGCAGAGCCGCGTGGAAGCTTTCCCGGCCGAGCCGCCGTTTGATGGCGTGATAAGCCGCGCCTTCGCGTCGCTTAATGATATGGTGAGCTGGTGCCATCATTTGCCGGCCGCGAACGGTCACTTCTATGCGCTCAAAGGGTTAGCGCAAAAAGACGAAATGGAAAACCTGCCGGAAGGGTATGCCATAGCCGAGGTCATTGAGCTGCATGTTCCTCAGCTGGAAGGGGAGCGGCACCTGGTGGTGATTACGCCAAAATCGAGTTAA
- the mnmG gene encoding tRNA uridine-5-carboxymethylaminomethyl(34) synthesis enzyme MnmG — protein sequence MFYQDPFDVIIIGGGHAGTEAAMAAARMGQQTLLLTHNIDTLGQMSCNPAIGGIGKGHLVKEVDALGGLMGKAIDQAGIQFRILNASKGPAVRATRAQADRVLYRQAVRTALENQPNLMIFQQAVEDLIVENDRVVGAVTQMGLKFRAKAVVLTVGTFLDGKIHIGLDNYSGGRAGDPPSIPLSRRLRELPLRVSRLKTGTPPRIDARTIDFSVLAQQHGDNPMPVFSFMGSADQHPRQVPCYITHTNEKTHDVIRNNLDRSPMYAGVIEGIGPRYCPSIEDKVMRFADRNQHQIFLEPEGLTSNEIYPNGISTSLPFDVQMQIVRSMQGMENARIVRPGYAIEYDFFDPRDLKPTLESKFIQGLFFAGQINGTTGYEEAAAQGLLAGLNAARFSAEKEGWAPRRDQAYLGVLVDDLCTLGTKEPYRMFTSRAEYRLMLREDNADLRLTEQGRELGLVDDERWARYNEKLESIERERQRLKSTWVNPQAESATEVNAHLTAPLSREASGEDLLRRPEMTYEQLVQLSPFAPGLEDRQAAEQVEIQVKYEGYIARQQDEIEKQQRNENTLLPATLDYRQVTGLSNEVIAKLNDHKPSSIGQASRISGITPAAISILLVWLKKQGMLRRSA from the coding sequence ATGTTTTATCAGGATCCTTTTGACGTCATTATCATTGGCGGGGGTCATGCAGGCACTGAGGCCGCAATGGCCGCAGCGCGTATGGGTCAACAGACCCTGCTTTTGACACACAATATCGACACGCTGGGGCAGATGAGCTGCAACCCGGCGATTGGCGGCATTGGGAAAGGACACCTGGTAAAAGAAGTGGACGCGCTCGGCGGCCTGATGGGCAAAGCGATCGATCAGGCAGGCATCCAGTTTAGGATACTAAACGCCAGCAAAGGCCCCGCGGTGCGCGCCACTCGCGCCCAGGCTGACCGCGTGCTGTACCGTCAGGCGGTACGCACTGCGCTGGAGAACCAGCCGAATTTGATGATCTTCCAGCAGGCAGTGGAAGATCTGATTGTCGAAAACGATCGCGTCGTAGGCGCAGTCACCCAGATGGGCCTCAAATTCCGTGCCAAAGCGGTGGTGCTGACCGTCGGAACCTTCCTTGACGGCAAAATCCATATTGGTCTGGATAACTACAGCGGCGGACGCGCCGGCGATCCGCCGTCGATCCCGCTGTCTCGTCGTCTGCGTGAACTGCCGCTGCGCGTAAGCCGACTGAAAACCGGGACCCCGCCGCGCATTGACGCGCGCACCATCGATTTCAGCGTGTTGGCTCAACAGCATGGCGATAACCCGATGCCGGTCTTCTCGTTTATGGGATCTGCCGATCAGCATCCGCGTCAGGTGCCGTGCTACATCACCCACACTAACGAGAAAACCCATGACGTGATCCGCAATAACCTCGATCGCAGCCCCATGTACGCTGGGGTGATCGAAGGGATCGGTCCACGCTACTGCCCGTCGATCGAAGACAAAGTCATGCGCTTTGCCGATCGCAACCAGCATCAGATCTTCCTCGAACCGGAAGGCCTGACCTCAAACGAAATTTATCCGAACGGCATCTCCACCAGCCTGCCGTTCGATGTGCAAATGCAAATCGTCCGCTCCATGCAGGGGATGGAAAATGCGCGGATCGTCCGTCCTGGCTACGCTATTGAGTACGACTTCTTCGACCCGCGCGATCTGAAACCGACGCTCGAGAGCAAATTCATTCAGGGTCTGTTCTTCGCCGGTCAGATCAACGGCACTACCGGTTATGAAGAAGCGGCGGCTCAGGGTCTGCTGGCCGGTCTTAACGCTGCTCGCTTCTCGGCGGAAAAAGAGGGCTGGGCGCCGCGTCGCGATCAGGCCTACCTCGGCGTGCTGGTGGATGACCTGTGTACTCTGGGTACCAAAGAACCGTACCGCATGTTTACCTCTCGTGCTGAATATCGTCTGATGCTGCGCGAAGACAACGCCGACCTGCGTCTGACTGAGCAGGGGCGTGAGCTGGGTCTGGTGGATGATGAACGCTGGGCGCGTTACAACGAGAAGCTGGAAAGCATTGAGCGCGAACGCCAGCGCCTGAAATCGACCTGGGTGAACCCGCAGGCTGAGAGCGCTACCGAAGTGAACGCTCACCTGACCGCGCCGCTGTCGCGCGAAGCCAGCGGTGAAGATCTGCTGCGTCGCCCGGAAATGACCTACGAGCAGCTGGTTCAGCTCTCGCCGTTCGCGCCGGGGCTGGAAGATCGGCAGGCGGCTGAGCAGGTTGAGATCCAGGTGAAGTATGAAGGCTATATCGCGCGCCAGCAGGATGAGATCGAGAAACAGCAGCGCAACGAGAATACCTTGTTACCGGCGACACTCGACTACCGTCAGGTCACCGGACTGTCTAATGAAGTGATCGCTAAACTAAACGACCATAAACCGTCGTCGATAGGGCAGGCGTCACGTATTTCCGGGATCACCCCGGCGGCGATCTCTATTTTGCTGGTTTGGTTGAAAAAGCAGGGGATGCTGCGTCGCAGCGCCTGA
- the atpI gene encoding F0F1 ATP synthase subunit I, with protein MSVSLLSRNVARKLLFIQLLAVMASGLLFSLKDPFWGISAVCGGLAVVLPNLMFMIFAWRHQAHTPAKGRVAWTFAFGEAFKVLLTFALLAVALAVLKVVFLPLIVTWVLVLVVQVLAPAVINNKG; from the coding sequence ATGTCAGTGTCGCTCTTGAGTCGAAACGTTGCTCGCAAGCTTCTGTTTATTCAGTTACTGGCAGTAATGGCAAGTGGACTGCTGTTTAGCCTCAAAGACCCCTTCTGGGGCATTTCCGCGGTATGCGGCGGTTTGGCAGTGGTTTTGCCAAACCTGATGTTTATGATTTTTGCCTGGCGTCATCAGGCGCATACACCAGCAAAAGGCCGTGTGGCCTGGACCTTCGCCTTCGGTGAAGCCTTCAAGGTGTTGCTGACCTTCGCCCTCCTGGCGGTGGCGCTGGCCGTTTTAAAAGTGGTATTTTTGCCACTGATCGTGACGTGGGTTTTGGTGCTGGTGGTACAAGTTCTGGCGCCAGCTGTAATCAACAACAAAGGGTAA
- the atpF gene encoding F0F1 ATP synthase subunit B: MNMNATILGQAIAFVIFVWFCMKYVWPPLMAAIEKRQKEISDGLASAERAKKDLDLAQANATDQLKKAKAEAQVIIEQANKRRSQILDEAKAEAEQERTKIVAQAQAEIDAERKRAREELRKQVAILAVAGAEKIIERSVDEAANSDIVDKLVAEL; encoded by the coding sequence GTGAACATGAACGCAACAATCCTCGGCCAGGCCATCGCGTTTGTTATCTTCGTATGGTTCTGCATGAAGTACGTATGGCCGCCTTTAATGGCTGCCATCGAAAAACGCCAGAAAGAGATTTCTGACGGTTTAGCTTCTGCAGAACGCGCTAAGAAAGATTTGGACCTTGCACAGGCCAACGCGACCGACCAGCTGAAAAAAGCGAAAGCGGAAGCCCAGGTAATCATTGAGCAGGCGAACAAGCGCCGCTCTCAGATTCTGGACGAAGCTAAAGCTGAAGCAGAACAGGAACGCACCAAAATCGTTGCACAAGCGCAGGCTGAAATTGATGCTGAGCGTAAACGTGCACGCGAGGAGCTGCGTAAGCAGGTCGCTATCCTGGCTGTTGCTGGCGCCGAGAAGATCATCGAACGTTCCGTGGATGAAGCTGCTAACAGCGACATCGTGGATAAACTTGTCGCTGAACTGTAA
- the atpG gene encoding F0F1 ATP synthase subunit gamma, whose protein sequence is MAGAKEIRSKIASVQNTQKITKAMEMVAASKMRKSQERMAASRPYADTMRKVIGHLANGNLEYKHPYLEERDVKRVGYLVVSTDRGLCGGLNINLFKKLLAEMKAWSDKGVQCDLAMIGSKGVSFFNSVGGNVVAQVTGMGDNPSLSELIGPVKVMLQAYDEGRLDKLYVVSNKFINTMSQVPTITQLLPLPASEDADLKRKSWDYLYEPDPKALLDTLLRRYVESQVYQGVVENLASEQAARMVAMKAATDNGGSLIKELQLVYNKARQASITQELTEIVSGAAAV, encoded by the coding sequence ATGGCCGGCGCAAAAGAGATACGTAGTAAGATCGCAAGCGTCCAGAACACGCAAAAGATCACTAAAGCGATGGAGATGGTCGCCGCTTCCAAAATGCGTAAATCGCAGGAGCGCATGGCGGCCAGCCGTCCTTACGCAGATACTATGCGCAAAGTGATTGGTCACCTTGCGAACGGTAATCTGGAATATAAGCACCCTTACCTGGAAGAACGCGACGTTAAGCGCGTGGGCTACCTGGTGGTGTCGACCGACCGTGGTTTGTGCGGCGGCTTGAACATTAACCTGTTCAAGAAACTGCTGGCGGAAATGAAAGCATGGTCCGATAAAGGCGTTCAGTGCGACCTCGCAATGATCGGCTCTAAGGGCGTCTCTTTCTTTAACTCCGTTGGCGGCAACGTCGTTGCACAGGTGACCGGTATGGGGGATAACCCATCCCTGTCCGAACTGATCGGCCCGGTAAAAGTGATGTTGCAGGCCTATGATGAAGGCCGTCTGGACAAGCTGTACGTTGTCAGCAACAAATTTATTAACACCATGTCTCAGGTTCCGACGATCACTCAGCTGCTGCCGTTACCGGCATCAGAAGACGCTGATCTAAAACGTAAATCCTGGGATTACCTGTATGAGCCCGATCCGAAAGCGCTGCTGGATACCCTCCTGCGCCGCTACGTCGAGTCTCAGGTTTATCAGGGCGTGGTTGAAAACCTGGCCAGCGAGCAAGCCGCCCGTATGGTGGCGATGAAAGCCGCGACCGATAATGGCGGCAGCCTGATTAAAGAGCTGCAGTTGGTATACAACAAAGCTCGTCAGGCCAGCATTACTCAGGAACTCACCGAGATCGTCTCGGGGGCCGCCGCGGTTTAA
- the atpE gene encoding F0F1 ATP synthase subunit C → MENLNMDLLYMAAAVMMGLAAIGAAIGIGILGGKFLEGAARQPDLIPLLRTQFFIVMGLVDAIPMIAVGLGLYVMFAVA, encoded by the coding sequence ATGGAAAACCTGAATATGGATCTGCTGTACATGGCTGCCGCTGTGATGATGGGTCTGGCGGCAATCGGTGCTGCGATCGGTATCGGCATCCTCGGAGGTAAATTCCTGGAAGGCGCAGCGCGTCAGCCGGATCTGATCCCTCTGCTGCGTACTCAGTTCTTTATCGTTATGGGTCTGGTGGATGCTATCCCGATGATCGCTGTAGGTCTGGGTCTGTACGTGATGTTCGCCGTCGCGTAG
- the mioC gene encoding FMN-binding protein MioC — protein MADITLISGSTLGSAEYVAEHLAEKLEEAGYSTEIQHGPLVDDLQAQGIWLVISSTHGAGDIPDNLVPFYDALLAQQADLSAVRFGAIGIGSREYDTFCGAIDKLEAALKACGAKQIGETLKINVLEHEIPEDPAEIWLGSWKNLL, from the coding sequence ATGGCAGACATTACACTTATCAGCGGCAGCACCCTGGGCAGTGCGGAATACGTAGCGGAGCATCTGGCGGAAAAGCTGGAAGAAGCAGGCTACAGCACTGAAATCCAGCACGGCCCGCTGGTGGACGATCTGCAGGCGCAGGGGATCTGGTTAGTTATCTCTTCCACCCATGGCGCCGGCGACATTCCCGACAACCTGGTTCCCTTCTATGACGCGCTGCTGGCGCAGCAGGCCGATCTTTCCGCCGTGCGCTTTGGCGCCATCGGGATCGGCAGCCGCGAATACGACACTTTTTGCGGCGCGATCGATAAATTAGAAGCGGCGCTGAAGGCCTGCGGGGCAAAACAGATCGGCGAGACCCTGAAGATCAACGTGCTGGAACATGAAATTCCCGAGGATCCGGCGGAAATTTGGCTGGGATCCTGGAAAAATTTGCTCTGA
- the atpB gene encoding F0F1 ATP synthase subunit A, whose amino-acid sequence MASENMTPQEYIGHHLNNLQIDLRTFSLVDPHNPPATFWTLNIDSMFFSVVLGLLFLAMFRSVAKKATSGVPGKFQTFIEMIIGFVHGSVKDMYHGKSKVIAPLALTVFVWVFLMNLMDLLPIDLLPYIGEHIFGLPALRVVPSADVNITLSMALGVFILIIFYSIKMKGVGGFVKELTMQPFNHWAFIPVNLILEGVSLLSKPVSLGLRLFGNMYAGELIFILIAGLLPWWSQWVLNVPWAIFHILIITLQAFIFMVLTIVYLSMASEEH is encoded by the coding sequence ATGGCTTCAGAAAATATGACGCCGCAGGAATACATAGGTCACCATCTGAACAACCTTCAGATTGATCTGCGTACTTTCTCGCTGGTGGATCCGCACAACCCCCCGGCCACCTTCTGGACGCTCAACATTGACTCCATGTTCTTCTCGGTGGTTCTCGGTCTGCTGTTCCTGGCCATGTTCCGTAGCGTTGCTAAGAAAGCGACCAGCGGCGTACCAGGGAAATTCCAGACCTTCATCGAAATGATCATCGGCTTCGTCCATGGCAGCGTCAAAGACATGTACCATGGCAAGAGCAAGGTTATCGCGCCGCTGGCGCTGACCGTGTTCGTCTGGGTCTTCCTGATGAACCTGATGGACCTGCTGCCAATCGACCTGCTTCCTTATATCGGCGAACACATTTTCGGCCTGCCTGCACTGCGCGTGGTTCCGTCTGCTGACGTGAACATCACCCTGTCGATGGCGCTTGGCGTGTTCATCCTGATTATTTTCTACAGCATCAAAATGAAAGGCGTAGGTGGGTTCGTTAAAGAACTGACCATGCAGCCGTTCAATCACTGGGCGTTCATTCCTGTCAACTTAATCCTTGAAGGGGTAAGCCTGCTGTCCAAACCGGTCTCTCTCGGTCTGCGACTGTTCGGCAACATGTATGCCGGTGAGCTGATTTTCATTCTGATTGCTGGTCTGTTGCCGTGGTGGTCACAGTGGGTTCTGAATGTGCCTTGGGCCATTTTCCACATCCTGATTATTACGCTGCAAGCCTTCATCTTCATGGTTCTGACGATTGTCTATCTGTCGATGGCGTCTGAAGAGCATTGA
- the asnC gene encoding transcriptional regulator AsnC, which translates to MENYQIDNLDRGILDALMANARTAYAELAKQFSVSPGTIHVRVEKMKQAGIITGARIDVSPKQLGYDVGCFIGIILKSAKDYPSALARLESLEEVTEAYYTTGHYSIFIKVMCKSIDALQQVLINKIQTIDEIQSTETLIVLQNPIMRTIKP; encoded by the coding sequence ATGGAAAATTATCAGATCGACAATCTGGACCGCGGCATTCTCGATGCGCTAATGGCCAACGCCCGTACCGCCTATGCCGAACTGGCCAAACAGTTCAGCGTCAGCCCCGGCACTATTCATGTACGCGTCGAAAAGATGAAACAGGCGGGCATCATTACCGGCGCGCGCATTGACGTCAGCCCCAAACAGCTGGGCTACGACGTCGGCTGCTTCATCGGCATTATTCTCAAGAGCGCCAAAGACTATCCCTCCGCCCTCGCCCGCCTGGAAAGCCTGGAGGAGGTCACCGAGGCTTACTACACCACCGGCCACTACAGCATCTTTATTAAGGTGATGTGTAAATCCATCGATGCCCTGCAGCAGGTACTTATCAACAAGATCCAAACAATTGATGAAATTCAGTCCACCGAGACCCTGATCGTGCTGCAGAACCCGATCATGCGCACCATTAAGCCCTGA
- the atpH gene encoding F0F1 ATP synthase subunit delta — protein MSEFVTVARPYAKAAFDFAVEHNSVERWQDMLAFAAEVTKNDQMAELLSGALAPETLSEAFIAICGEQLDENGQNLIKVMAENNRLKVLPDVLEQFIHLRAASEAIAEVEVISANQLSDEQLARIVSAMEKRLSRKVKLNCKIDKSVMAGIIIRAGDMVIDGSVRGRLDRLADVLQS, from the coding sequence ATGTCTGAATTTGTAACGGTAGCTCGCCCCTACGCCAAAGCAGCTTTTGACTTTGCCGTCGAACACAACAGTGTTGAACGCTGGCAGGATATGCTGGCGTTTGCCGCCGAAGTGACCAAAAACGACCAAATGGCAGAGCTTCTCTCCGGTGCTTTGGCGCCGGAAACGCTCTCAGAAGCGTTTATCGCTATCTGCGGCGAGCAACTTGACGAAAACGGCCAGAACCTGATTAAGGTGATGGCGGAAAATAATCGTCTGAAGGTGCTCCCGGACGTTCTTGAGCAATTCATTCACCTGCGCGCGGCCAGTGAGGCCATCGCAGAGGTAGAAGTCATATCTGCCAACCAACTGAGTGATGAACAGCTTGCCAGGATCGTCAGCGCGATGGAAAAACGTCTGTCACGCAAAGTTAAGCTGAATTGCAAAATCGATAAGTCTGTTATGGCAGGTATTATCATCCGTGCGGGTGATATGGTCATTGATGGCAGCGTACGCGGCCGTCTTGATCGCCTTGCAGACGTCTTGCAGTCTTAA
- the atpA gene encoding F0F1 ATP synthase subunit alpha: protein MQLNSTEISELIKQRIAQFNVVSEAHNEGTIVSVSDGVIRIHGLAECMQGEMISLPGNRYAIALNLERDSVGAVVMGPYADLAEGMKVKCTGRILEVPVGRGLLGRVVNTLGAPIDGKGPLENDGFSAVEAIAPGVIERQSVDQPVQTGYKSVDAMIPIGRGQRELIIGDRQTGKTALAIDAIINQRDSGIKCVYVAIGQKASTISNVVRKLEEHGALANTIVVVATASESAALQYLAPYAGCAMGEYFRDRGEDALIVYDDLSKQAVAYRQISLLLRRPPGREAFPGDVFYLHSRLLERAARVNAEYVEAFTKGEVKGKTGSLTALPIIETQAGDVSAFVPTNVISITDGQIFLETNLFNAGIRPAVNPGISVSRVGGAAQTKIMKKLSGGIRTALAQYRELAAFSQFASDLDDATRKQLDHGQKVTELLKQKQYAPMSVAQQSLVLFAAERGYLADVELAKIGSFEAALLAYVDRDHAPLMQEINQSGGYNDEIEGKLKGILDSFKATQSW, encoded by the coding sequence ATGCAACTGAATTCCACCGAAATCAGCGAACTGATCAAGCAGCGCATTGCTCAGTTCAATGTTGTGAGCGAAGCTCATAACGAAGGTACTATTGTTTCTGTAAGTGACGGTGTTATCCGCATCCACGGCCTTGCCGAATGTATGCAGGGTGAGATGATCTCCCTGCCGGGTAACCGTTACGCTATCGCACTGAACCTGGAGCGCGACTCCGTTGGTGCGGTGGTGATGGGTCCGTACGCTGACCTCGCCGAAGGCATGAAGGTGAAATGTACTGGCCGTATCCTGGAAGTTCCGGTTGGCCGTGGCCTGCTGGGCCGCGTGGTTAACACCCTGGGCGCGCCAATTGATGGTAAAGGTCCGCTGGAAAACGACGGTTTCTCCGCCGTTGAAGCGATCGCGCCGGGCGTAATCGAACGTCAGTCCGTCGATCAGCCGGTACAGACCGGTTATAAATCCGTTGACGCCATGATCCCAATCGGTCGTGGTCAGCGTGAACTGATCATCGGCGACCGTCAGACCGGTAAAACTGCGCTGGCTATCGATGCCATCATCAACCAGCGTGATTCCGGCATCAAGTGCGTCTATGTTGCTATCGGCCAGAAAGCGTCCACCATCTCTAACGTGGTGCGTAAACTGGAAGAGCACGGCGCGCTGGCTAACACCATCGTGGTGGTAGCGACTGCATCCGAATCTGCTGCACTGCAATACCTGGCGCCATACGCGGGTTGCGCAATGGGCGAATACTTCCGCGACCGCGGTGAAGATGCGCTGATCGTTTACGATGACCTGTCTAAACAGGCTGTTGCTTATCGTCAGATCTCCCTGCTGCTCCGTCGTCCGCCAGGACGTGAAGCGTTCCCGGGCGACGTATTCTACCTCCACTCTCGTCTGCTGGAGCGTGCTGCGCGTGTTAACGCCGAATACGTTGAAGCCTTCACCAAAGGTGAAGTGAAAGGGAAAACCGGTTCTCTGACCGCGCTGCCGATTATCGAAACCCAGGCGGGTGACGTTTCCGCGTTCGTTCCGACCAACGTAATCTCCATTACCGATGGTCAGATCTTCCTGGAAACCAACCTGTTCAACGCCGGTATTCGTCCTGCGGTTAACCCGGGTATCTCGGTATCCCGTGTGGGTGGTGCAGCGCAGACCAAGATCATGAAGAAACTGTCCGGTGGTATCCGTACCGCGCTGGCGCAGTATCGTGAACTGGCGGCGTTCTCCCAGTTTGCATCCGACCTTGACGATGCAACCCGCAAACAGCTGGACCACGGTCAGAAAGTGACCGAACTGCTGAAACAGAAACAGTATGCGCCGATGTCCGTCGCGCAGCAGTCTCTGGTTCTGTTCGCAGCAGAACGTGGTTATCTGGCTGATGTAGAACTGGCGAAAATCGGTAGCTTCGAAGCCGCTCTGCTGGCTTACGTCGACCGTGATCACGCTCCGCTGATGCAAGAGATTAACCAGTCCGGTGGCTATAACGACGAAATCGAAGGCAAGCTGAAAGGCATCCTCGATTCCTTCAAAGCAACCCAGTCCTGGTAA